Part of the Verrucomicrobiia bacterium genome, AGCCCAGCCCGCGTCCCCAGAAATTCGACGACGTGCCCGTGGTTGGGTTGGCCCATTCCTGCACGTGTTTCGCGTCCCAGCCGTGATAATAAAGGCCCGTGCGGGCGTCGTAGAGGTGTGCGTCGGCCAGTTGGAACTGCTTCACCACGTCGTCGAAGCCGGCGGGTTCGTTGAACTGGCGCGCGTATTCCGCGTAAAACGGGGCGGCCATGTAAAGGCCGTCGAGCCACATCTGCTCCGGATACCGTTCCTTGTGCCAGAAACCGCCCTCGCTGGTGCGCGGCTGCGTGGTCAATTGCAGGCGCAAGGTCGCGGCGCACTTGCGGTAGCGCGGTTCATGGGTGAGCTGCCACAAGGCCAGCACGGTCTTGCCGGGATTGACGGCGTCGAGCTGATACTCGCCCGGTTTGTAACCGCGGATATTGCCGTCGTCGGTGATGAACGATCCGATGGCATTTTCGGTGAACGCGACGTAGCCGGGCGTCGGCACAGCGCGGTTCAATTTCAGGAGCGACAGCGTGAAGAGGCCGGCCGTGTAATCCCACTTGGCCTTGCCGTCCGCGCGCCACGCGAGTTTGTCGTCGCGCCGCGTCATTTCCGAATCCGCCATGCGGACGGACCACTGCAACGGCGTGGCGCCGTTGAAGGTGGCCGGTGTGGAACGGGATTCAATTGTGCGGCACGCGGGGAGCAGAGGGAGCGTCAGCAGGCCCGCGGCGATTTTCAGGGACAGGCGGAAGGACTTCATGGCGCAATCTCGTATCATCAGGAATGGTTTTAATCCTGACGCCGTTCCCGCGCGCCTGTCGAGCCCGCGCGCGGTTGAAATTGCGCCTTTGCCCCGCGAAATTGTGCACCGCGCTGGCTTGGTTCAGGGCACGATGGGCGCGGTCTTGAGCACCGCGTCGAAGGCCGGTTTGGGCCGGCCCTGGCGGTCGAACAGGAGCGGATACGAAGTGCGGCCGGGAATGGGCCAGTTGTTGAGCCACGAATCGCCATCCGTCACGCCCCAGAACGTCACGCGTGCCAGCGTGCCGCGGTGTTCGCGATACACCGTGAAGATGTCGGCGTAACGTTGCGCAAGCGCTTGTTGCACGTGGTCGGGCAGGCCGTTGGTGTAGGGATTCAACGTCGGATTACCCGTTTGGCGGAGGGAAACTTCCGCGGTGCGGTTCGCGCCGCGGCCCGGCAGCACGTCCACGTCGAGTTCGGTGACCATGACCTTGATGCCGAGCCGGCCAAACGCGGTCAGCATGTCGTTCACCTGCTGCGGTGTCGGCCAGTCGAGCTTGATATGCTCCTGCGTGCCGATGCCCGCCACGGGCACACCGGCCGCCTGCAACTGTTTGATGAGCGCGACGGCGCCGTCGCGTTTGGTCGCGTTCTCCAGTGAGAAATCGTTGTAATACAGTTCCGCCGACGGGTCGGCTTCGTGGGCATACGCGAAGGCCTTCTCGATGTAGTCGTCGCCGATGATGCGCTGCCACGGCGACTGCCGCCGTGTGCCGTCCTCGTTCAACGCCTCGTTCACCACGTCCCAGCCTTTGATGCGGCCCCGGTAGCGCCCCACGACGGTGTGAATGTGGTCCCGCATGCGCGCCAGCAACGCCGCCCGGGTCATCGGCCGCCCCTGGTCGTCCTGGAACACCCAGGCCGGCGTCTGGTTGTGCCAGACCAACGTGTGCCCCACGATGAACATGCCGTATTTCTCGCCGAAGGCGACGTAACGGTCCGCCGGTCCGAAGTCGTAGCGGTCCGGCGCGGGATGCACGTGCTCCCATTTCAGCACGTTTTCCGAGGTGGTGGCGTTGAACTGCTGTCGGATGAGCTCGAGACGCGCGGAATTCGTTTCGGCAAACTGGGATTCGTTCAACGCCGCACCGATGAGGAAGTCATCCTTGAACGCGGTCTTCAACGCCGGTTGGGCGGCGGCACAGCCCGTCAGCGCCGCGAGGGCGAGCGGGACGAGCAGCGAGGTGTGACGTTTCATGGGCGCTCCCTTCAAGTCGTCGCAAACCGGCGGCGGCGTTCGGTTAATTCATCCTGGATCTGGAGGTTCAACTGCTTGGTGATGCCGTAGCAAAGCAGGCAGACAATCACGATGCCGAAGAAGAGGGCCGGATAAACGCTGATGGTCATCCGGATGCCCTGCAACGCCGCGGGCGTCTGCGCCACATTGGGCACGTAGCCATAACCGGACAGCAACCAGCCGGCGATGGCACCGCCCAGGCTCAAGCCGACTTTCAGCGCAAAGATGATCGTGGCGTAAATCACGCCGGTAGTGCGCCGGCCGGTTTTCCATTCCGCGTAATCCACCACGTCGGCGAACATCGCCCAGATGAGCGGGATCGTCGGCGCGTAGCTCAGGGCGCGCAGCCACTCGAGCACGAACGTCGCGCCAATCGCGTTCGCCGGCAGGAAGATGAAGCCCGCCATGAACAGCGTCGTCACCGTGAAGCCCGTTACGGCCACGGCCTTCTTGCCGAACCGGATGGAAAGCCACGTCGAGCACAGCACGCCGAGCACGGTGACAAATTGCGACGACATGTTGAGCAGGCTGAAGCCAACGGCGCCGACGTTCGACTGGTCCGCGTTGACGACCAGCCCGAAGGTGTTCAGCAGATAATGCCAGGCGCCGCCGGGGCCGCCGGCATTGGTCAGTCCGAGGGTTTGCAGCACGTCCAGCATCCGCGCCTTGTCCACGTAGTATTGGAAATAATAGAACATCGTGCCGCCGCGCATCGCGAGGACGATGAAATGCGCGAGCGTCAAAATGAACATGGCGATCCACGGGCCCGTCTTGAGCAGGTTGCCGAAATCGCGCTTGGGATCGGACTTCTGCTCCGGCGGCGGCGTGATGCGCTCCCGCGTGGTCAGGAAGGTGATGAGGAACAGCCCCACGCAGATCACAGCCCACAGGCCCATCGTCATCTGCCAGCCCTTGGCGTTGTTGCCCTCGCCGAATTTGGCGACGAGCGGCAGGGTGAAACCGCCCACGATGAGCTGCGCCACCATCGCCGCCACGAAACGGAACGACGACAGGCTGGTGCGTTCGTTCACGTCCCCGGTCATCACGCCCGTCATGGCCGAATAGGGCGTGTTGTTCATCGAATACAATGTCATGAGCAGGATGTTCGTGGCGGCGGCCCAGACGATTTTCCCCGTCGAACCAAAGCCCGGCACCGTGTAGGCCAGCACCGTGATGACGCCCCACGGCAGCGCGGTCCACAGGATCCACGGGCGGAATTTGCCCCAGCGCGTCTGCGTGCGGTCGGCGATGACGCCCATCAGCGGGTCGAAGAAGCCGTCCCAGAGCCGCGCGAGCAGCAGCAGGGTGCCGGCCGCCGAGGCCGTGATGCCGAGGGTGTCGGTGTAAAAGTTGAGCTGGAACAGGATCATCGTCATGAAGACGAAGTTCGCCGCGCCGTCGCCCAGGCTGTAACCGGCCTTTTCGGTGAAGGAGAGTTTTTGAATGCGGTCGCTCATGCGGGGAGGGGTCTATTTCGTTACGGTCAACGTGAGTGGGTGGAGATCCGTGTCGCGTGAGGACGTGCCGATGAGGATTTTAAAGTCACCCGGCTCAACGACGTATTTCATGTTCACGTTGTAAAACGCCAGTGACGCCGGGGTGATGTCGAGCGCCACGGTCTGGGATTCGCCGGGTTGCAGCGCCACTTTTTTGAAGCCCTTCAACTCCTTCACCGGCCGCGTCACTGAGCTGACGCAGTCGCGGATGTAAAGCTGCACCACCTCGGTGCCGGCGCGCGGGCCGGTGTTCGTCACGTCCACCAGCACGCGGGTGGCGCCGTTGGGCTTGATGCGCTTTTTCGTCAGCCGGGCGTTGGTCAGGGCAAAAGTCGTGTAGCTGAGCCCGAGCCCGAACGGGAACAGCGGCGTGGCCTCGTCCCACAAATAACCGCGGCGCGCCGAGGGCTTGTGGTTGTAGAACACGGGCAGCTGGCCGACCGAGCGCGGAATGCTGATGGGCAGCTTGCCGCCCGGGTTGAAGTCGCCGAACAAGACGTCCGCCACCGCGTGCCCGCATTCCTGGCCGAGATACCAGCACTCGAAAATGACCGGCACCTTCCGGGCGACGTTGTTGATCGCGAGGGGCCGGCCGTTGAAGAGCAGGGCGATGACCGGCCTGCCCGTCGCCACCAGCGCGTCCACCAGTTCATCCTGACGCCCGATCAAATCGAGACTGGTGCGGTCGCCCTGATGTTTGAGCGACCACGCTTCGCGTGAGGTTTGTTCGTTGCCGCCGATGGCGAGGATGATGACGTCAGCCTGCCGGGCCACTTTGACCGCCTCGGCAATCTGGCGGCGGTCCTCGGCTGGATCGCTGGGAATCACCTCATCCTGCTGCCACGAACCACCCACAGTGATCCGGCAGCCTTCCGCGTGCAGCACCTGCACTTGCGGGCCCACGCGGGCGCGGATGCCGTCGAGCACGGTGACGTTGTGTTTGGGCGCGCCGCTGTAACCGCCGAGCAGCGGCCGGTGCGCGTTCGGGCCGATGACGGCAATCGTCCGGAGCGTTTTGAGGTCCAGCGGCGCAAGGTGATTTTCGTTTTTGAGCAGGGTGATGGTTTCCCGCGCGGCCTGGCGGGCCAGCGCCCGGTGTTCGTCGCAGCCGACCACCCGTTCGGCTTCGGCCGGATCCACGTAAGGATCGTCGAACAGGCCGAGCTTGAATTTCCACAACAGCATCGGCGCGATGAGTTCGTCGAGCTGCTTTTCCTTCAGCGCGCCCCGGCGCACGAGTTCGGCCAGATGCAGATAACAGTCGGGCTCGGGCAGCTCGAGGTTGACGCCGGCCTCGACCGCCAGCCGGCAGGCTTCCTTCTTGTCGTGGGCGACCGCGTGGCCGTGCGTGTCAGGCCGGTGGCCCAGTTCCCAGATCGCGTAATAATCCGAAACGACGAAGCCTTGGAATCCCCATTCCTGGCGCAGCACGTCACGGAGCAACCACCGGTTCGCGTGGGAGGGCACGCCGTCAATTTCGTTGTAGCTGGCCATGACGCTGATGGCGCCGGCCTGCTGGAGGCAGTCCTTGAACGGATGCAGAAAGGTTTCCCGCAGCACCCGTTCGGACACGTTCACGGGCGCGCAATTCTGGCCAGACTCCGGCTGGCTGTGCGCGGCAAAATGTTTGAGCGTGGCGATGACGCGGCGTTTGTCGCGAAACGAGCGGTCGCCCTGAAAGCCCCGCACGGCGGCGACGCCGAGTTGCGTGTTGAGAAACGGATCTTCGCCGTAGGTCTCTTCGACGCGGCCCCAACGCGGGTCGCGCGCCACGTCCACCACGGGCGTCAACGCCTGGTGTGTGCCGCGCACCCGGGCCTCGTAGGCGGTCATCGTGTAGAGCGCTTCCACCAGCGCCGGATTGAACGTGGCGCCGAGTCCGATGGGCTGGGGAAAACTCGTGGCGTCGCGCGCGGCGTGCCCGTGGAGGCATTCCTCGTGGAAAATGACCGGAATACCGAGGCGGGATTCTTCATGAAAGAAACGCTGGATGGCATTGGTCAGTTCGGCCATCTGCCGAGCCGTTCGCCCGAGCCAGGGCGTCGCGGCCGGCGCTCCGGCGTCGCTCGGCCGGCCCACCTGGC contains:
- a CDS encoding endo-1,4-beta-xylanase, with translation MKRHTSLLVPLALAALTGCAAAQPALKTAFKDDFLIGAALNESQFAETNSARLELIRQQFNATTSENVLKWEHVHPAPDRYDFGPADRYVAFGEKYGMFIVGHTLVWHNQTPAWVFQDDQGRPMTRAALLARMRDHIHTVVGRYRGRIKGWDVVNEALNEDGTRRQSPWQRIIGDDYIEKAFAYAHEADPSAELYYNDFSLENATKRDGAVALIKQLQAAGVPVAGIGTQEHIKLDWPTPQQVNDMLTAFGRLGIKVMVTELDVDVLPGRGANRTAEVSLRQTGNPTLNPYTNGLPDHVQQALAQRYADIFTVYREHRGTLARVTFWGVTDGDSWLNNWPIPGRTSYPLLFDRQGRPKPAFDAVLKTAPIVP
- a CDS encoding glycoside hydrolase family 3 N-terminal domain-containing protein; translated protein: MAKKLSPAPAYQNPQLPAERRVRDLLARMTLAEKAAQMMCVWQEKAQKLVDAAGNFDPAKARAAFKSGHGLGQVGRPSDAGAPAATPWLGRTARQMAELTNAIQRFFHEESRLGIPVIFHEECLHGHAARDATSFPQPIGLGATFNPALVEALYTMTAYEARVRGTHQALTPVVDVARDPRWGRVEETYGEDPFLNTQLGVAAVRGFQGDRSFRDKRRVIATLKHFAAHSQPESGQNCAPVNVSERVLRETFLHPFKDCLQQAGAISVMASYNEIDGVPSHANRWLLRDVLRQEWGFQGFVVSDYYAIWELGHRPDTHGHAVAHDKKEACRLAVEAGVNLELPEPDCYLHLAELVRRGALKEKQLDELIAPMLLWKFKLGLFDDPYVDPAEAERVVGCDEHRALARQAARETITLLKNENHLAPLDLKTLRTIAVIGPNAHRPLLGGYSGAPKHNVTVLDGIRARVGPQVQVLHAEGCRITVGGSWQQDEVIPSDPAEDRRQIAEAVKVARQADVIILAIGGNEQTSREAWSLKHQGDRTSLDLIGRQDELVDALVATGRPVIALLFNGRPLAINNVARKVPVIFECWYLGQECGHAVADVLFGDFNPGGKLPISIPRSVGQLPVFYNHKPSARRGYLWDEATPLFPFGLGLSYTTFALTNARLTKKRIKPNGATRVLVDVTNTGPRAGTEVVQLYIRDCVSSVTRPVKELKGFKKVALQPGESQTVALDITPASLAFYNVNMKYVVEPGDFKILIGTSSRDTDLHPLTLTVTK
- a CDS encoding MFS transporter; this translates as MSDRIQKLSFTEKAGYSLGDGAANFVFMTMILFQLNFYTDTLGITASAAGTLLLLARLWDGFFDPLMGVIADRTQTRWGKFRPWILWTALPWGVITVLAYTVPGFGSTGKIVWAAATNILLMTLYSMNNTPYSAMTGVMTGDVNERTSLSSFRFVAAMVAQLIVGGFTLPLVAKFGEGNNAKGWQMTMGLWAVICVGLFLITFLTTRERITPPPEQKSDPKRDFGNLLKTGPWIAMFILTLAHFIVLAMRGGTMFYYFQYYVDKARMLDVLQTLGLTNAGGPGGAWHYLLNTFGLVVNADQSNVGAVGFSLLNMSSQFVTVLGVLCSTWLSIRFGKKAVAVTGFTVTTLFMAGFIFLPANAIGATFVLEWLRALSYAPTIPLIWAMFADVVDYAEWKTGRRTTGVIYATIIFALKVGLSLGGAIAGWLLSGYGYVPNVAQTPAALQGIRMTISVYPALFFGIVIVCLLCYGITKQLNLQIQDELTERRRRFATT
- a CDS encoding glycoside hydrolase family 88 protein, yielding MKSFRLSLKIAAGLLTLPLLPACRTIESRSTPATFNGATPLQWSVRMADSEMTRRDDKLAWRADGKAKWDYTAGLFTLSLLKLNRAVPTPGYVAFTENAIGSFITDDGNIRGYKPGEYQLDAVNPGKTVLALWQLTHEPRYRKCAATLRLQLTTQPRTSEGGFWHKERYPEQMWLDGLYMAAPFYAEYARQFNEPAGFDDVVKQFQLADAHLYDARTGLYYHGWDAKHVQEWANPTTGTSSNFWGRGLGWFAMAQVDVLDYLPKNHPGRAVILAMLQKTARGIVKWQDPATGLWWQVLDQGGRPGNYLEATASSMFVYSLAKAVNRGYLPRTYVPAIVKGYAGLIHEFVRDDGNGQISLTHCCAVAGLGYGRDGSYAYYLREPVVDNDLKGVGPFILAGLELQRLIDLPLRAEHASTATATGPQSGAPEWSELPALLARLRPPVIPAREFSIADFGATGNGQTDSSAAIARAIAAATAAGASSCQPANT